The Impatiens glandulifera chromosome 3, dImpGla2.1, whole genome shotgun sequence genome contains a region encoding:
- the LOC124932553 gene encoding phospholipase D beta 1-like — protein MNHSNSTTTEGSLLHGNLDICVKQANNLPNMDMFHKKLGNMLGYIGIVPRRRTMSKITSDPYVTISISHAVIARTYVIENSENPVWNQHFNVPIAHHAVEVKFVVKDDDYVGSQEIGAVVIPSEQIYSGLKVEGVYPIMNSEGKVSKPGASLSFSIQFIPIKQFYDIGAGSSVPNTYFPFRPGGKVTLYQDAHVHEPSLPKLKLDYGIDYVHGHCWNDIYDSISQARRLIYITGWSFFHEVKLVRDDDGNAKRDLNLGDLLKKKSQEGVRVLLLVWDDPTSHSLLGIRTEGMMKTNDEVTRQFFKHSLVHVLLCPRSARKGHSWVKKQEAETIYTHHQKTVIVDADAGAGFNCRKIIAFIGGLDLCSGRYDTPAHPLLKTMKTVHKDDFNNPNFTGPSEGCPREPWHDLHSKIDGPAAYDILTNFQERWLRASSLRRFSKIKRQGEDALLKIESIHEIIGMNDLPCLKEDDPLGWHVQIFRSIDSNSVKGFPKDPKEATMKNLACGKNVLIDMSIHSAYVKAIRSAQHFIYIENQYFLGSSYNWEDHKDLGVNNLIPMEIALKIANKIRGNQRFAAYILIPMYPEGGSTNKATQRILYWQNKTMKMMYDVIYKALQEVGLDNQYEPQDYLNFFCLGNRETREIGDVSDVGKNVPKNSPQVKNSSLYPINKFLYFLAQKNRRFMIYVHSKGMIVDDEYVILGSANINQRSLDGSRDTEIAMGAYQPQFTWEKKGSKPFGQIYGYRMSLWAEHTGAVEDCFVQPENIECVRRVRAMGEDNWRLYVGEDLTEMTGHLLKYPVQVDRNGEVRSIPGCETFPDVGGNILGTFSIPIQENITL, from the exons ATGAATCACTCTAACTCGACTACTACTGAAGGTTCTTTACTCCATGGAAACCTAGACATTTGCGTAAAACAAGCCAACAATTTACCAAACATGGACATGTTCCACAAGAAACTAGGCAACATGTTAGGTTATATAGGTATAGTACCCCGGCGCCGTACCATGTCCAAGATAACCTCCGATCCATATGTCACCATCTCCATTTCCCACGCCGTAATAGCTCGCACTTACGTAATTGAGAACAGCGAAAATCCCGTTTGGAACCAACATTTCAACGTCCCCATCGCCCATCACGCTGTTGAGGTTAAGTTCGTCGTGAAAGACGACGATTACGTCGGTTCTCAAGAAATTGGAGCTGTCGTGATCCCTTCCGAGCAAATTTACTCGGGTCTGAAAGTGGAAGGAGTCTACCCGATAATGAATTCCGAGGGGAAGGTGAGTAAACCGGGAGCTTCATTGAGCTTTTCGATTCAGTTTATACCGATCAAGCAATTCTACGATATCGGGGCAGGGTCGAGTGTGCCCAATACTTACTTCCCGTTCAGACCTGGCGGGAAGGTGACACTTTATCAAGACGCGCATGTCCACGAGCCTTCGCTACCGAAGCTGAAGCTCGACTATGGAATTGATTATGTTCACGGGCATTGTTGGAACGATATATATGATTCGATTAGCCAGGCAAGGCGGTTGATCTATATTACAGGTTGGTCGTTTTTTCATGAAGTTAAACTCGTGAGAGATGATGATGGGAATGCGAAAAGAGATTTAAACTTAGGAGATCTGCTCAAGAAGAAATCGCAGGAAGGCGTGAGAGTGTTGCTTCTAGTTTGGGATGATCCTACTTCTCATAGCCTTTTGGGAATCAGGACG GAAGGGATGATGAAAACCAACGATGAAGTGACTCgacaatttttcaaacattCTTTGGTACATGTATTGCTTTGTCCAAGATCTGCAAGGAAAGGACATAGTTGGGTGAAAAAACAG GAAGCTGAAACTATCTACACCCATCATCAAAAGACTGTGATTGTGGATGCAGATGCAGGTGCTGGTTTCAATTGTAGAAAAATAATAGCGTTTATTGGAGGACTCGATTTATGCTCTGGTCGATATGATACTCCCGCTCATCCCCTTTTGAAGACGATGAAAACCGTGCACAAGGACGACTTCAATAATCCAAATTTCACA GGACCGAGTGAGGGTTGTCCCCGAGAACCGTGGCATGATTTGCACAGTAAGATCGACGGTCCTGCAGCGTATGACATCCTAACCAACTTCCAAGAACGTTGGTTAAGAGCTTCGAGTCTGCGTCGATTTTCGAAGATAAAAAGACAAGGAGAGGATGCATTACTAAAGATTGAAAGTATTCATGAAATTATTGGGATGAATGATTTGCCATGTCTAAAGGAGGATGACCCTCTAGGTTGGCATGTACAG ATCTTCAGATCAATTGACTCCAACTCTGTCAAGGGATTCCCAAAAGACCCTAAAGAAGCCACAATGAAG AACTTGGCATGTGGTAAGAATGTACTGATAGACATGAGCATACATTCAGCATACGTGAAGGCAATTCGATCTGCACAACATTTTATCTACATCGAAAATCAATATTTCCTTGGATCATCGTATAACTGGGAAGATCACAAAGACTTAGGCGTAAACAATCTGATACCTATGGAAATAGCCCTAAAGATTGCAAACAAAATCAGGGGAAATCAAAGATTTGCTGCTTATATCCTAATTCCAATGTATCCAGAAGGTGGTTCTACTAATAAAGCTACACAAAGAATTCTCTACTGGCAG AATAAAACAATGAAAATGATGTATGATGTAATTTATAAGGCTTTACAAGAGGTGGGGCTTGACAATCAGTATGAGCCTCAAGACTATTTGAATTTCTTCTGCCTCGGAAATCGAGAAACACGAGAAATCGGTGATGTTTCAGATGTAGGAAAAAATGTACCCAAAAATAGTCCTCAAGTAAAAAATTCTTCCCTTTACCCTATCAATAAATTTTTGTAT TTTCTAGCACAAAAGAACCGACGGTTTATGATTTATGTTCACTCGAAAGGAATGATAGTCGACGATGAGTATGTGATATTGGGATCTGCCAACATAAACCAGCGTTCATTAGATGGGTCGAGAGATACTGAAATTGCAATGGGTGCATATCAACCTCAGTTCACTTGGGAGAAGAAAGGATCTAAACCGTTTGGGCAG ATCTATGGTTACAGAATGTCACTATGGGCAGAGCACACTGGAGCCGTGGAGGACTGTTTTGTGCAGCCCGAGAACATCGAGTGTGTTAGACGGGTGAGAGCAATGGGTGAGGATAACTGGCGACTATATGTCGGTGAGGATTTAACTGAGATGACAGGACACCTTCTTAAGTATCCAGTTCAGGTTGATAGGAATGGCGAAGTTAGGTCAATTCCTGGCTGTGAAACGTTTCCAGATGTGGGTGGGAATATTTTGGGTACTTTTTCAATTCCCATTCAAGAAAACATTACTCTTTGA